In Primulina eburnea isolate SZY01 chromosome 3, ASM2296580v1, whole genome shotgun sequence, one DNA window encodes the following:
- the LOC140826619 gene encoding UTP:RNA uridylyltransferase 1-like isoform X1 codes for MNRGDTPPPAQLVNGGEFLLQLLRKPSNSHAPTHVLPQSSQAFSLDPAVASVGSTIPAFALPQPSYGGDFPYLPWGNNPLPPFALHNFFPQNPNADTVLNPDLMSPTRRHNHSTDQHGLQLNRSSHGEDMSRLGFTVGNSKPASAYQPEQNLIFGSVNPHILRNAASLGGNVMNESFGQRGKLGNSYLMEGFGMDRRSNEFIGNSVETNGKQHANSNGWRDFEKERRNYGNNKGKQSYNGNYRATAPQPQGFSSKMRDVRNWEYGSRTFDHNVVKGKGSLGGLNENDKFSHQLDSPGLPSGSNFHSVPVSNIEESMMGLHEDDANDQEESRNGGWVKMSKDQRRSELDDLEDQLVSSLGLGDESDEKSDKTTYIRDKDYRSDQRGRWIMAQRMRNQKRLTACRDDINRLNVPLIALYESLIPAEEEKVKQKQLLTVLEYLVSKEWPEARLYLYGSCANSFGFSKSDLDICLAMEDENVDKCEILLKLADILKSDHFHNVQAFTRARVPIVKLMDPDTGISCDICVNNVLAVVNTKLLRDYARIDGRLRQLAFIVKHWAKSRAVNETYQGTLSSYAYVLMCIHFLQQRRPAILPCLQAMDSTYSATVNNVEYTYFDKVENLSNFGALNGESIAQLVWAFFVYWAYCHDYANDVISIRMGCTLSKRAKDWTRRVGNDRHLICIEDPFEVSHDLGRVVDKYSIRVLREEFERAAQIMQYDSNPCVTLFEPYVPNYTK; via the exons ATGAACAGAGGCGATACGCCGCCGCCGGCTCAGCTCGTGAATGGCGGCGAGTTTCTCCTCCAACTCCTACGTAAGCCATCGAATTCTCACGCGCCAACTCACGTGCTTCCGCAGTCTTCACAAGCCTTCTCGCTTGACCCGGCTGTCGCGTCTGTGGGTTCTACAATACCGGCCTTTGCGCTACCTCAGCCGTCGTATGGCGGAGATTTCCCCTATCTTCCATGGGGTAACAATCCACTGCCACCTTTTGCTCTACACAATTTCTTCCCACAAAACCCTAACGCAGACACTGTTTTAAACCCTGATTTAATGTCTCCAACTCGGAGACACAATCACTCTACGGATCAGCATGGTTTGCAGTTGAATCGTTCATCGCACGGCGAGGATATGAGTAGGTTAGGGTTTACTGTTGGCAATTCCAAACCTGCCTCAGCTTATCAGCCAGagcaaaatttaatttttgggtCTGTAAATCCCCATATCCTACGTAATGCTGCCAGTTTAGGAGGGAATGTTATGAATGAAAGCTTTGGTCAAAGGGGAAAACTTGGAAACTCATATTTGATGGAGGGTTTTGGGATGGATAGAAGATCGAATGAGTTTATTGGAAATTCAGTCGAAACCAATGGGAAGCAACATGCAAATTCTAATGGATGGAGGGATTTcgagaaagaaagaagaaattaTGGTAATAACAAGGGGAAGCAAAGTTATAATGGAAATTATAGGGCAACGGCGCCACAGCCGCAAGGATTTTCGAGTAAGATGCGGGATGTGAGAAACTGGGAGTATGGAAGTAGGACTTTTGACCATAATGTGGTTAAGGGTAAGGGCAGTTTGGGTGGTTTAAATGAGAATGATAAATTTAGCCATCAACTTGATTCCCCTGGATTACCGTCTGGAAGCAATTTTCACTCTGTTCCAGTTTCTAATATTGAGGAGTCAATGATGGGGCTTCATGAAGATGATGCTAATGATCAGGAAGAATCGAGGAACGGTGGGTGGGTTAAGATGAGTAAGGATCAGAGGAGGAGCGAGTTGGATGATTTGGAGGATCAGCTTGTAAGTTCTCTGGGACTTGGGGATGAGTCTGATGAGAAGAGTGATAAAACAACTTACATCCGTGACAAG GATTATAGATCTGACCAGAGAGGACGGTGGATAATGGCTCAGAGAATGAGAAATCAGAAAAGGCTGACCGCATGTCGAGATGACATAAACAGGCTGAATGTTCCACTTATAGCTCTTTATGAATCATTAATCCCAGCTGAGGAAGAAAAGGTCAAGCAAAAGCAATTGTTGACAGTATTGGAGTACCTTGTTAGTAAGGAATGGCCAGAGGCTCGATTATATCTTTATGGATCATGTGCCAACTCATTTGGATTTTCAAAAAGTGATCTTGATATTTGCCTTGCAATGGAAGACGAGAATGTTGACAAATGTGAGATCTTGTTGAAATTGGCTGATATTTTGAAGTCTGACCATTTTCATAATGTACAG GCATTTACCCGTGCTAGAGTCCCTATAGTTAAGCTGATGGATCCAGACACTGGTATTTCATGTGACATTTGTGTGAACAACGTTCTGGCAGTTGTTAACACGAAGCTGCTTCGAGATTACGCTCGCATAGATGGTAGACTCCGACAGCTGGCTTTCATTGTGAAACATTGGGCGAAATCACGTGCAGTCAATGAAACATACCAAGGAACGCTGTCGAGTTATGC GTATGTGTTGATGTGCATTCATTTCTTACAACAGCGAAGGCCTGCCATCCTCCCGTGCTTGCAG GCGATGGATTCTACTTATTCTGCTACTGTAAACAATGTTGAATACACTTACTTTGATAAAGTGGAAAACCTTTCCAATTTCGGGGCCCTGAATGGAGAAAGTATTGCACAGTTGGTGTGGGCCTTTTTCGTTTATTGGGCTTATTgccatgattatgcaaatgatGTTATATCGATCCGCATGGGATGCACTCTGAG CAAGAGAGCTAAAGACTGGACTAGAAGGGTTGGTAATGACCGCCACCTGATATGTATCGAGGATCCTTTCGAGGTATCCCATGATCTTGGTAGAGTTGTGGACAAGTACAGCATTAGAGTACTGCGGGAAGAGTTCGAACGAGCTGCACAAATAATGCAGTATGACTCCAATCCATGCGTGACTTTGTTCGAGCCTTATGTTCCTAATTATACAAAGTAA
- the LOC140826618 gene encoding peroxisome biogenesis protein 16-like isoform X2 gives MITALNEHIIDTTPVRTHTGCGEPSSFPFSLCITLLKDLETLVEVVAQRLYGEEKKWNFIAITEATKVLLRLAKLQKSGYKMLLHGGESTDDGRDSDDLDARRNEFASKPGQQGVSGILSNNQGQNPYNLEGRALFALNRFGENARTVTGPSWLHRVPHQQQMLEPPTTVPETTLYTTLPDKGAPGGLFFMGEVLFILRPLIYVLLIRKYGVRSWLPWLASLVVDVIGNGSSSLVSVMWHNSKGFHFSNLENNELKRRRLLWALYLMRDPFFTKYTSQRLAGAQKLLEPVPIIGLLTEKLVELLVGAQTRYTYMSGS, from the exons ATGATTACTGCTCTCAATGAACATATAATCGATACAACCCCAGTGCGGACTCATACGGGGTGTGGAGAGCCTTCATCTTTCCCATTTTCATTATGCATAACTTTGCTCAAGGACTTGGAAACTCTTGTTGAAGTTGTGGCGCAACGATTATATGGCGAAGAAAAAAAATGGAATTTCATTGCCATAACCGAAGCTACCAA GGTATTGCTTAGATTGGCTAAATTGCAAAAGAGCGGATATAAAATGCTTTTGCATGGTGGGGAGAGTACGGATGACGGTAGGGATTCTGATGATCTTGATGCCCGCAGAAATGAGTTTGCATCCAAGCCTGGCCAGCAAGGGGTTTCTGGTATTTTAAGCAATAATCAGGGGCAGAATCCATATAACCTTGAGGGGAGGGCTTTGTTTGCATTAAATAGATTTGGCGAAAATGCCCGTACGGTTACTGGCCCCTCGTGGTTGCACAGGGTTCCGCACCAGCAGCAGATGTTGGAGCCTCCGA CAACAGTGCCAGAGACTACTCTCTACACGACCTTGCCCGATAAGGGTGCTCCTGGGGGCTTGTTTTTTATGGGAGAAGTATTGTTTATCTTAAGACCTCTCATTTATGTACTGTTAATAAGAAAGTATGGGGTGCGATCATGGCTCCCTTGGCTTGCTTCGTTGGTAGTGGACGTCATTGGAAATGGCAGTAGTTCATTGGTATCAGTTATGTGGCACAATAGCAAAGGTTTTCATTTTTCCAACCTCGAAAATAATGAG TTGAAAAGGAGGAGGCTGCTATGGGCGCTTTATCTCATGAGAGATCCTTTTTTCACAAAATATACCAG CCAAAGACTCGCTGGCGCTCAAAAGCTACTAGAACCGGTTCCCATCATTGGCCTTCTTACTG AGAAACTTGTTGAACTTCTTGTCGGAGCCCAGACACGATACACTTACATGTCTGGATCATGA
- the LOC140826619 gene encoding UTP:RNA uridylyltransferase 1-like isoform X2, with protein sequence MNRGDTPPPAQLVNGGEFLLQLLRKPSNSHAPTHVLPQSSQAFSLDPAVASVGSTIPAFALPQPSYGGDFPYLPWGNNPLPPFALHNFFPQNPNADTVLNPDLMSPTRRHNHSTDQHGLQLNRSSHGEDMSRLGFTVGNSKPASAYQPEQNLIFGSVNPHILRNAASLGGNVMNESFGQRGKLGNSYLMEGFGMDRRSNEFIGNSVETNGKQHANSNGWRDFEKERRNYGNNKGKQSYNGNYRATAPQPQGFSSKMRDVRNWEYGSRTFDHNVVKGKGSLGGLNENDKFSHQLDSPGLPSGSNFHSVPVSNIEESMMGLHEDDANDQEESRNGGWVKMSKDQRRSELDDLEDQLVSSLGLGDESDEKSDKTTYIRDKDYRSDQRGRWIMAQRMRNQKRLTACRDDINRLNVPLIALYESLIPAEEEKVKQKQLLTVLEYLVSKEWPEARLYLYGSCANSFGFSKSDLDICLAMEDENVDKCEILLKLADILKSDHFHNVQAFTRARVPIVKLMDPDTGISCDICVNNVLAVVNTKLLRDYARIDGRLRQLAFIVKHWAKSRAVNETYQGTLSSYAYVLMCIHFLQQRRPAILPCLQAMDSTYSATVNNVEYTYFDKVENLSNFGALNGESIAQLVWAFFVYWAYCHDYANDVISIRMGCTLR encoded by the exons ATGAACAGAGGCGATACGCCGCCGCCGGCTCAGCTCGTGAATGGCGGCGAGTTTCTCCTCCAACTCCTACGTAAGCCATCGAATTCTCACGCGCCAACTCACGTGCTTCCGCAGTCTTCACAAGCCTTCTCGCTTGACCCGGCTGTCGCGTCTGTGGGTTCTACAATACCGGCCTTTGCGCTACCTCAGCCGTCGTATGGCGGAGATTTCCCCTATCTTCCATGGGGTAACAATCCACTGCCACCTTTTGCTCTACACAATTTCTTCCCACAAAACCCTAACGCAGACACTGTTTTAAACCCTGATTTAATGTCTCCAACTCGGAGACACAATCACTCTACGGATCAGCATGGTTTGCAGTTGAATCGTTCATCGCACGGCGAGGATATGAGTAGGTTAGGGTTTACTGTTGGCAATTCCAAACCTGCCTCAGCTTATCAGCCAGagcaaaatttaatttttgggtCTGTAAATCCCCATATCCTACGTAATGCTGCCAGTTTAGGAGGGAATGTTATGAATGAAAGCTTTGGTCAAAGGGGAAAACTTGGAAACTCATATTTGATGGAGGGTTTTGGGATGGATAGAAGATCGAATGAGTTTATTGGAAATTCAGTCGAAACCAATGGGAAGCAACATGCAAATTCTAATGGATGGAGGGATTTcgagaaagaaagaagaaattaTGGTAATAACAAGGGGAAGCAAAGTTATAATGGAAATTATAGGGCAACGGCGCCACAGCCGCAAGGATTTTCGAGTAAGATGCGGGATGTGAGAAACTGGGAGTATGGAAGTAGGACTTTTGACCATAATGTGGTTAAGGGTAAGGGCAGTTTGGGTGGTTTAAATGAGAATGATAAATTTAGCCATCAACTTGATTCCCCTGGATTACCGTCTGGAAGCAATTTTCACTCTGTTCCAGTTTCTAATATTGAGGAGTCAATGATGGGGCTTCATGAAGATGATGCTAATGATCAGGAAGAATCGAGGAACGGTGGGTGGGTTAAGATGAGTAAGGATCAGAGGAGGAGCGAGTTGGATGATTTGGAGGATCAGCTTGTAAGTTCTCTGGGACTTGGGGATGAGTCTGATGAGAAGAGTGATAAAACAACTTACATCCGTGACAAG GATTATAGATCTGACCAGAGAGGACGGTGGATAATGGCTCAGAGAATGAGAAATCAGAAAAGGCTGACCGCATGTCGAGATGACATAAACAGGCTGAATGTTCCACTTATAGCTCTTTATGAATCATTAATCCCAGCTGAGGAAGAAAAGGTCAAGCAAAAGCAATTGTTGACAGTATTGGAGTACCTTGTTAGTAAGGAATGGCCAGAGGCTCGATTATATCTTTATGGATCATGTGCCAACTCATTTGGATTTTCAAAAAGTGATCTTGATATTTGCCTTGCAATGGAAGACGAGAATGTTGACAAATGTGAGATCTTGTTGAAATTGGCTGATATTTTGAAGTCTGACCATTTTCATAATGTACAG GCATTTACCCGTGCTAGAGTCCCTATAGTTAAGCTGATGGATCCAGACACTGGTATTTCATGTGACATTTGTGTGAACAACGTTCTGGCAGTTGTTAACACGAAGCTGCTTCGAGATTACGCTCGCATAGATGGTAGACTCCGACAGCTGGCTTTCATTGTGAAACATTGGGCGAAATCACGTGCAGTCAATGAAACATACCAAGGAACGCTGTCGAGTTATGC GTATGTGTTGATGTGCATTCATTTCTTACAACAGCGAAGGCCTGCCATCCTCCCGTGCTTGCAG GCGATGGATTCTACTTATTCTGCTACTGTAAACAATGTTGAATACACTTACTTTGATAAAGTGGAAAACCTTTCCAATTTCGGGGCCCTGAATGGAGAAAGTATTGCACAGTTGGTGTGGGCCTTTTTCGTTTATTGGGCTTATTgccatgattatgcaaatgatGTTATATCGATCCGCATGGGATGCACTCTGAGGTGA
- the LOC140826621 gene encoding receptor-like serine/threonine-protein kinase At2g45590, producing the protein MSPPPPPPPSHRRVISLFPPLLAAVIALVFFLLSAFIYRKISRKRTAPADLKPPLPSHRFSFSLLRRATDSFSTANRLGQGGFGSVYKGVLPSGQEIAVKLTSEASIQGEREFQNELSLAARIDSSCCPHFVCILGFSSTFDVNSSCKMRYYSRRRKRRGRRLVLVYEYMQNGSLQDALLDRKCAELMIWSKRFAIVMSIAKGLDYLHNCSDPAIVHGDIKPSNILLDFDFNAKISDFGLAQVLNRGDEILDMFVEEEEKIIEGKCDECGSIVEENESLMTEDVVVVNVDQSPDSFCVMILDGGTEASAASPSEHLAGLSEGFLERMSFDSGSRKGVVVRGKCDSGRDWWWKQDNMSGLSESGRVKDYVMEWIGSEIGKEKPKEIKLTSSFKDSAKVEHKKLGKKLEWWGSLDRETMKKDRRNRKPREWWKEEFCEELAKKKKKRGLKSSDEGGLWWQGDEEIVQDRKRSKSRSSRSSVDRWLDGFSGDFKIGRRRNSQDYASGEIPKSGGISSTPSMRGTVCYAAPEYSGGAQVSDKCDVYSFGVLLLVLVSGRRPLQVMASPISEFERANLISWARQLALNGRLLDLVDSSIQSLDREQALLCITVALLCLQRSPNKRPSMADIVEMLSGRSEAPHLPFEFSPSPPSKFPFKSQKRSR; encoded by the coding sequence ATGTCGCCGCCTCCACCTCCGCCACCGTCGCACCGCCGTGTGATCTCTCTCTTTCCACCCCTCCTTGCAGCTGTCATAGCGTTGGTCTTTTTCCTGCTCTCCGCCTTCATTTACCGCAAAATATCACGCAAAAGAACAGCACCAGCAGATCTGAAGCCACCGTTGCCGTCGCATCGGTTCTCCTTCTCCCTCCTACGCCGCGCCACTGATTCGTTCTCTACCGCCAATCGCCTTGGGCAAGGTGGGTTCGGATCGGTTTATAAGGGGGTCCTTCCTTCTGGCCAGGAAATCGCGGTGAAGCTCACCAGCGAGGCTTCTATTCAAGGCGAACGTGAGTTTCAAAATGAACTCTCTCTTGCTGCGCGTATAGATTCCTCGTGTTGCCCCCATTTTGTTTGCATACTCGGATTTTCTTCTACATTTGATGTTAACAGTAGCTGCAAAATGCGATATTACAGTCGGAGGAGGAAGAGGAGAGGGAGAAGACTGGTTCTCGTTTACGAGTACATGCAAAATGGTAGTTTGCAAGATGCATTGTTAGATCGAAAGTGTGCGGAGTTGATGATTTGGAGTAAGAGGTTTGCCATTGTAATGTCCATTGCAAAGGGTCTAGATTACCTGCATAACTGTTCCGATCCAGCTATTGTTCATGGCGACATTAAGCCATCGAATATATTGCTAGATTTTGATTTCAATGCAAAAATATCTGATTTTGGGTTGGCCCAGGTGCTAAACAGAGGGGACGAGATTTTGGATATGTTTGTGGAAGAAGAGGAGAAAATAATCGAGGGGAAATGCGATGAATGTGGATCAATTGTCGAGGAAAACGAGAGCTTGATGACAGAAGATGTCGTGGTTGTGAATGTGGATCAGTCGCCTGATAGTTTTTGTGTGATGATTTTAGATGGCGGGACTGAGGCCAGTGCCGCGTCACCGTCTGAGCATTTGGCTGGTCTCTCTGAAGGGTTTCTTGAAAGAATGAGTTTTGATAGTGGGAGTAGAAAAGGGGTTGTGGTTAGGGGAAAGTGTGATTCGGGGAGGGATTGGTGGTGGAAACAAGATAATATGAGTGGATTATCCGAGTCCGGGCGGGTGAAGGACTATGTAATGGAGTGGATAGGTAGTGAGATTGGAAAGGAGAAGCCGAAGGAGATTAAGCTCACAAGTTCGTTTAAAGACAGCGCCAAAGTTGAGCATAAGAAACTGGGGAAGAAGTTGGAATGGTGGGGATCATTGGATAGAGAGACGATGAAGAAGGATAGAAGGAATAGGAAACCTAGAGAATGGTGGAAGGAGGAGTTTTGTGAGGAATTGGccaagaaaaagaagaaaagaggGCTCAAATCCAGTGATGAAGGGGGCTTGTGGTGGCAAGGGGATGAAGAAATTGTGCAAGATAGAAAACGGAGTAAGAGTAGGAGTAGTCGGTCCAGTGTTGATCGGTGGCTTGATGGTTTCAGTGGAGATTTCAAGAttggaagaagaagaaatagccAAGATTATGCTAGTGGAGAAATCCCTAAAAGTGGAGGTATTAGTAGCACTCCAAGTATGAGGGGAACTGTTTGTTATGCTGCTCCTGAGTATAGTGGTGGTGCACAGGTGTCAGACAAGTGCGACGTTTATAGCTTTGGGGTTTTGTTGTTAGTTTTAGTTTCAGGCCGGAGGCCATTGCAAGTAATGGCCTCACCAATCTCAGAGTTCGAAAGAGCAAATTTGATATCTTGGGCTCGGCAGCTTGCCCTGAATGGGAGGCTATTGGATCTTGTAGATTCAAGTATTCAATCACTGGATAGAGAACAGGCATTGTTATGCATCACAGTTGCCCTTCTATGCCTGCAAAGATCACCTAATAAGCGCCCCTCGATGGCAGATATTGTCGAAATGTTATCCGGTAGATCAGAGGCGCCACACTTGCCATTTGAGTTTTCTCCATCACCACCATCCAAGTTTCCTTTCAAGTCCCAAAAAAGGAGTAGGTGA
- the LOC140826618 gene encoding peroxisome biogenesis protein 16-like isoform X1, producing the protein MDSYKRWVRRNRDYVHSLESLANGLTWLLPERFSDSEIGPEAVTSILGMITALNEHIIDTTPVRTHTGCGEPSSFPFSLCITLLKDLETLVEVVAQRLYGEEKKWNFIAITEATKVLLRLAKLQKSGYKMLLHGGESTDDGRDSDDLDARRNEFASKPGQQGVSGILSNNQGQNPYNLEGRALFALNRFGENARTVTGPSWLHRVPHQQQMLEPPTTVPETTLYTTLPDKGAPGGLFFMGEVLFILRPLIYVLLIRKYGVRSWLPWLASLVVDVIGNGSSSLVSVMWHNSKGFHFSNLENNELKRRRLLWALYLMRDPFFTKYTSQRLAGAQKLLEPVPIIGLLTEKLVELLVGAQTRYTYMSGS; encoded by the exons ATGGATTCTTACAAGAGATGGGTTAGGAGGAATCGAGATTACGTGCATTCCTTGGAGTCATTAGCTAAT GGTTTAACCTGGCTTCTCCCTGAGAGGTTTTCGGATTCAGAAATTGGACCAGAAGCAG TGACATCAATTCTGGGTATGATTACTGCTCTCAATGAACATATAATCGATACAACCCCAGTGCGGACTCATACGGGGTGTGGAGAGCCTTCATCTTTCCCATTTTCATTATGCATAACTTTGCTCAAGGACTTGGAAACTCTTGTTGAAGTTGTGGCGCAACGATTATATGGCGAAGAAAAAAAATGGAATTTCATTGCCATAACCGAAGCTACCAA GGTATTGCTTAGATTGGCTAAATTGCAAAAGAGCGGATATAAAATGCTTTTGCATGGTGGGGAGAGTACGGATGACGGTAGGGATTCTGATGATCTTGATGCCCGCAGAAATGAGTTTGCATCCAAGCCTGGCCAGCAAGGGGTTTCTGGTATTTTAAGCAATAATCAGGGGCAGAATCCATATAACCTTGAGGGGAGGGCTTTGTTTGCATTAAATAGATTTGGCGAAAATGCCCGTACGGTTACTGGCCCCTCGTGGTTGCACAGGGTTCCGCACCAGCAGCAGATGTTGGAGCCTCCGA CAACAGTGCCAGAGACTACTCTCTACACGACCTTGCCCGATAAGGGTGCTCCTGGGGGCTTGTTTTTTATGGGAGAAGTATTGTTTATCTTAAGACCTCTCATTTATGTACTGTTAATAAGAAAGTATGGGGTGCGATCATGGCTCCCTTGGCTTGCTTCGTTGGTAGTGGACGTCATTGGAAATGGCAGTAGTTCATTGGTATCAGTTATGTGGCACAATAGCAAAGGTTTTCATTTTTCCAACCTCGAAAATAATGAG TTGAAAAGGAGGAGGCTGCTATGGGCGCTTTATCTCATGAGAGATCCTTTTTTCACAAAATATACCAG CCAAAGACTCGCTGGCGCTCAAAAGCTACTAGAACCGGTTCCCATCATTGGCCTTCTTACTG AGAAACTTGTTGAACTTCTTGTCGGAGCCCAGACACGATACACTTACATGTCTGGATCATGA